In the Flavobacterium sp. 90 genome, CTTCCGCCTTGAGGCATAAGTCCCTGTTGACCATTTTGCAACTGAATTCGATTTAATAAACCAGCGTTTTGAACCGCCGTTTTAACTTGGTCATAAGTCGTTAAAGGCCTGAAAGAAGCCGATCCGCTACTGGAGTGACAACCGGCACAACTTGCATCAATAATAGATTTTACATCTTTATTGTAAGTAAGTGCTGTGGGAGTTGTTGGATTAGTTGGATTAGTCGGATTTGTTGGAGGAGTTCCTGTATCTATTGGTTTCTCGATATCCTGGTAAGTATCAGAATCACTACAGCTTGCAAATGCTGCCAGTAAAATTGTAAGTGCTAATGTTTTTTTCATGATTTTTTATTTGTTTGTAGTTATTAAAATACTCGGTAGAGGTTAAAGCCGAAAAAGAAGTCTCCTTTGCCCCAATTTCCGGAAGCATTGGTAAGATATCCGCTCTCACTCATCGATTGAGAATTGGTAAAGATTAACTGAAATACGTGTCCGCCGGTTTCGACATCAAGACCTACAGAAAGTGGATTTTTGTAAAACTCAGGTTTATCAAAATTGTGCATGTATTCTAAATTCACAGACAATCTTTTGGTGATTTTATAACGTCCGCCTCCACCAAAAGAAAACTGATTGTCTCTTTCGATATCAGGATTGTAAAGGTTTTTGTGTATAAATGAAGGCACTATTTCTAAGGATAGTTTTTGACCTATTTTTCTGGAAATCAGTAATTGTTGTACATAAGTCAAACGATCGTTAAATTCTAAACGTGGATATTGATCTTTTTCTAAAAACGTATTGATATCCGCAACGCTGTACCCAACAATATCAACCGGGAAATTAGCACTTTGTCTTGCCATTCGGTATTTTACTCCGGTTTCGTACATTTTGTTTAATGTATGTCTGG is a window encoding:
- a CDS encoding cytochrome c; amino-acid sequence: MKKTLALTILLAAFASCSDSDTYQDIEKPIDTGTPPTNPTNPTNPTTPTALTYNKDVKSIIDASCAGCHSSSGSASFRPLTTYDQVKTAVQNAGLLNRIQLQNGQQGLMPQGGRMSQTNIDLIVKWNTDGLKEN
- a CDS encoding DUF5777 family beta-barrel protein, which produces MKKFLVTICLFLVTMSYSQDDLLKSLDSTQVEDTYSTATFKALQLVTLQTTKMAAKKEFYFVVSHRFGSVKNGFDSFFGLDNATTKLGGIYGVTDWLSVSLSRHTLNKMYETGVKYRMARQSANFPVDIVGYSVADINTFLEKDQYPRLEFNDRLTYVQQLLISRKIGQKLSLEIVPSFIHKNLYNPDIERDNQFSFGGGGRYKITKRLSVNLEYMHNFDKPEFYKNPLSVGLDVETGGHVFQLIFTNSQSMSESGYLTNASGNWGKGDFFFGFNLYRVF